ACCCCGCCATGTATATTCAAGGATTACAAATCCCACGGTTGAGCATCTGGAGCAAAAAATTAAAAATGTTTCAGGGGCTGTCGCTGTGGTTGCTGTATCATCGGGAATGGCCGCAATAGCCAATACTATAATGAGCATTGCCCAAAAAGGCGACAACATTATCACCACAAAATATATTTTCGGCAATACTTATTCCCTGTTCAAAAATACTCTGGGCCCCTGGGGGCTGGATATAAAGTATGCGGATTTTTTGCATCCGGAAAACCTGACAAAATTAATTGATGCAAATACCAGGGCAATATTTTTTGAAACTATTACTAATCCTCAACTGGAAGTGGCCGATATAAAAGCACTTTCGGAAATCGCCCGAAAACACAATATACTGCTTTTATGCGATACCACTATGACGCCGGTTTATTTATTCAACAGCCGGGCTTTCGGAGTAGATATTGAGCTCCTTTCCAGTACAAAATACATTTCCGGCGGAGCGACTTCTGTGGGGGGATTGATAATTGATAACGGAACTTATGACTGGAGGAAAAATCCGAAACTTGAAAAAGACGCAAAGCAACAGGGCCCTCTCACACTTGTAACGAAATTGAAACGTGAAGTTTTCCGCAATTTCGGGGCCTGCCTGTCTCCGCATAACGCTTATCTCCAATCAGTGGGCCTCGAAACACTCGCATTGCGGGCGGACAGGTCGTGCGCGACTACTCTTGAGGTTGCAAGGTTCCTGGAAAAACATGAGAAAACCAAAAAAGTGAATTTTCCGGGGCTTGAAAGCTCCCCCTTCTATAGTATTGCTAAAAAACAATTTGGTAATAAATGCGGTTCGGTGCTGACCTTCGAACTGCTTTCCAGGGAAGAATGTTTTAAATTTCTTAATAAACTTAAGATTATAAGGCGGACTACAAATTTAAATGACAACAAGACTC
This is a stretch of genomic DNA from Candidatus Omnitrophota bacterium. It encodes these proteins:
- a CDS encoding O-acetylhomoserine aminocarboxypropyltransferase/cysteine synthase, with the protein product MMGFTTKAIHTPYLRKDSHGALNFPVYDSVTFEFESAEELEAAFRGQKPRHVYSRITNPTVEHLEQKIKNVSGAVAVVAVSSGMAAIANTIMSIAQKGDNIITTKYIFGNTYSLFKNTLGPWGLDIKYADFLHPENLTKLIDANTRAIFFETITNPQLEVADIKALSEIARKHNILLLCDTTMTPVYLFNSRAFGVDIELLSSTKYISGGATSVGGLIIDNGTYDWRKNPKLEKDAKQQGPLTLVTKLKREVFRNFGACLSPHNAYLQSVGLETLALRADRSCATTLEVARFLEKHEKTKKVNFPGLESSPFYSIAKKQFGNKCGSVLTFELLSREECFKFLNKLKIIRRTTNLNDNKTLALHPASTIFCEYNSKLKLEMGVPETLIRLAVGIEEPEDIIADIKQALED